A window from Triticum aestivum cultivar Chinese Spring chromosome 6D, IWGSC CS RefSeq v2.1, whole genome shotgun sequence encodes these proteins:
- the LOC123143777 gene encoding 26S proteasome non-ATPase regulatory subunit 2 homolog A, translating to MSPPENPNGGAAAAAPSEPAPPAKPSSSKGKKKDDKKDDDLSEEDLALKEQLELYVVRAQDVDPGVQRLALESMRQEIRSATSSMTSVPKPLKFLRPHYGTLKSYYETMPESELKKYMADILSVLALTMSAEGERESLRYRLLGSEGDIGSWGHEYVRNLAGEIAQEFEKRQGDDMPIDELMELVQQIVSFHMKHNAEPEAVDLLMEVEDLDLLVEHVDSTNYKRTCLYLTSSSRFLPSPDDTLALDIAYTIYMKFEDLASALRIALLLDNKSIQYVKQVYTATDDLVLKKQFSYIIARHGLAMEIDDEIAADENDKEMLQEIVNNTKLSEGYLTLARDIEVMEAKSPEDIYKVHLIDGRGASSSLDSARQNLAATFVNAFVNAGFGQDKLMTAPSDSSSSGSSGNWLFKNKEHGKASAAASLGMILLWDTDSGLAQLDKYLHSTDTHVVAGALLGIGVVTCGVKNDCDPALAILMEYVNKDDSNIRIGAILGLGIAYAGSQKDELRVQLSAILGDPQATLEVLVFTAVALGLVFVGSCNEEIAQSIIFFLMERSEAELAEPIIRLLPVALGLLYLGKQESVEATAEVSKTFDEKIRKYCDVTLMSLAYAGTGNVLKVQKLLGICSQHLEKGETHQGPAVLGIALIAMSEELGAEMAVRSLERLLQYGEQNIRRAVPLALGILCISNPKVNVMDTLSRLSHDADADVSMAAIISLGLIGAGTNNARIAGMLRNLSSYYYKEAAHLFCVRIAQGLVHLGKGLLTLSPYHSDRFLLSPMALGGIVTVLHACLDMKSTILGKYHYILYIIVLAMQPRMLLTVDEDLKPLPVPVRVGQAVDVVGQAGRPKTITGFQTHTTPVLLAAGERAELATDKYIPLTSTLEGFVILKKNPEYHEE from the exons ATGTCGCCGCCCGAGAACCCCAACGgcggggccgccgccgccgcgccctcggaGCCCGCGCCGCCCGCCAAGCCTTCGTCTtccaaggggaagaagaaggacgacaagaAGGACGACGATCTG TCGGAGGAGGACCTGGCGCTCAAGGAGCAGCTCGAGCTCTACGTGGTGCGCGCGCAGGACGTGGATCCCGGCGTGCAGAGGCTCGCCCTCGAGAGCATGAG GCAGGAGATTCGTTCAGCTACAAGCTCCATGACGTCTGTCCCGAAGCCACTGAAATTCCTCCGCCCACACTATGGAACCCTTAAGTCCTACTATGAAACTATGCCAGAATCTGAGCTAAAG AAGTACATGGCCGACATACTGTCGGTGTTGGCCTTGACAATGTCTGCTGAAGGAGAAAGG GAGAGCCTGAGGTACCGTTTGTTGGGCTCTGAAGGCGACATTGGTTCATGGGGTCATGAATATGTGAG GAATCTGGCTGGTGAAATTGCTCAAGAATTCGAAAAGCGCCAG GGTGATGACATGCCAATTGATGAGTTAATGGAACTAGTGCAGCAAATTGTCTCATTCCACATGAAG CATAATGCTGAGCCAGAAGCTGTAGATCTTCTGATGGAG GTTGAAGACCTTGATTTGCTAGTTGAGCATGTCGACTCAACAAACTACAAGAGAACTTGTTTGTACCTTACTAGTTCGTCTAG ATTCCTCCCTTCTCCAGATGATACGCTGGCACTTGATATAGCATATACCATTTACATGAAGTTTGAAGATCTTGCAAGTGCATTGCGCATTGCTTTGCTTCTTGACAACAAG TCCATACAGTATGTGAAGCAGGTCTACACAGCAACTGATGATCTTGTACTCAAGAAGCAATTCTCATACATCATTGCACGCCAT GGTTTGGCCATGGAGATTGATGATGAGATAGCTGCAGATGAAAATGACAAGGAAATGTTGCAAGAAATAGTTAATAACACCAAGCTGAGCGAGGGGTACCTCACTCTTGCTCGTGATATCGAAGTTATGGAGGCAAAATCTCCAGAAGATATTTATAAG GTCCATTTGATTGACGGACGTGGTGCCAGCTCCAGTCTTGATTCTGCAAGACAGAATTTGGCTGCAACATTTGTCAATGCATTTGTTAATGCTGGATTTGGCCAG GATAAGCTGATGACTGCTCCATCTGATTCTTCCAGCAGTGGGTCTTCTGGAAACTGGTTATTTAAGAATAAGGAACATGGAAAAGCCAGTGCAGCAGCTAGCCTG GGAATGATTCTCCTGTGGGATACTGATTCTGGGCTTGCCCAGCTCGACAAGTACTTGCATAGTACTGATACTCATGTTGTTGCTGGAGCTTTGCTAGGTATTGGAGTTGTCACCTGCGGTGTGAAGAATGATTGTGACCCT GCACTTGCCATCCTCATGGAGTATGTTAACAAGGATGACTCAAACATACGGATTGGTGCAATCTTGGGTCTTGGTATTGCATATGCTGGTTCTCAAAAGGATGAG CTAAGAGTGCAACTCTCGGCTATATTGGGAGACCCCCAAGCAACACTCGAGGTCTTGGTCTTCACTGCTGTTGCTTTGGGATTGGTGTTTGTTGGTTCATGCAACGAAGAGATTGCACAATCCATCATATTTTTCTTGATGGAGCGTAGTGAGGCCGAGCTGGCAGAGCCAATTATACGCCTTCTTCCTGTTGCGCTTGGCCTTCTATATCTTGGAAAGCAG GAAAGCGTTGAGGCTACTGCGGAGGTTTCTAAAACATTTGATGAGAAGATCAGGAAATATTGTGACGTAACACTTATGTCCCTTGCATATGCTGGAACAGGAAATGTGCTCAAG GTTCAGAAACTTCTTGGTATTTGCTCACAACATCTTGAGAAAGGCGAAACACACCAAGGCCCAGCTGTCCTTGGAATTGCTCTTATTGCCATGTCTGAAGAATTAGGAGCTGAAATGGCTGTACGATCACTTGAACGTCTTCTACAGTATGGCGAGCAGAATATTAGACGAGCAGTTCCTCTTGCACTTGGTATCCTCTGTATTTCGAACCCCAAG GTAAATGTAATGGACACACTGAGCAGATTGAGTCATGATGCAGATGCTGATGTGTCAATG GCTGCGATAATCTCATTGGGTTTGATTGGTGCTGGTACAAACAATGCCAGAATAGCTGGTATGCTTCGTAATCTATCGAGTTATTACTACAAAGAGGCTGCTCATCTATTCTGT GTAAGAATTGCTCAAGGGCTTGTTCACCTTGGGAAAGGTTTGCTGACACTTTCTCCATACCATTCCGACCGGTTTCTTCTTTCCCC GATGGCACTCGGAGGGATTGTCACTGTTCTGCATGCCTGCCTTGATATGAAGTCCACCATTCTAGGGAAATATCACTACATTCTTTACATTATTGTATTGGCAATGCAG CCAAGGATGCTTTTAACGGTGGATGAGGATCTGAAGCCTCTTCCTGTTCCAGTGCGGGTTGGGCAAGCAGTTGATGTGGTCGGGCAGGCAGGAAGACCTAAGACGATAACCGGCTTTCAGACGCATACCACTCCTGTCTTGCTTGCAGCCGGGGAGCGAGCGGAATTGGCGACTGACAA GTACATCCCCCTGACGTCGACGTTGGAGGGCTTTGTAATTCTGAAGAAGAACCCTGAATACCACGAGGAGTGA